From Penicillium psychrofluorescens genome assembly, chromosome: 1, one genomic window encodes:
- a CDS encoding uncharacterized protein (ID:PFLUO_001455-T1.cds;~source:funannotate), whose amino-acid sequence MDRKGIDKPPAAGAAQKPTSASKNHADPPPPIVPEPEDGGESYSIGGFLGKGGFAVCYEGTLARNSRVFAMKVVKSIMPQKKMEEKFRTELQIHSKMRHPYIVQFYRAFAFEQSTYVVLELCPNGSVMEMVRKRRCLSLPEVRRFMIQLCAAVKYLHKRFVAHRDLKMGNLFLDHNMNIKVGDFGLAAMILSDKDAKRRNTLCGTPNYIAPEVLDKSKGGHTQKVDIWSLGVICFAMLTGYPPFQSKTQEEIYKKVRSLAYVWPKEADHNNYIPDEAKDLVAACLNLVDEQRPDPDDIVEHPFFNMYDGCIPRQLDPACRTSKPVWLKDQSPRGDSMISGYGLDSDEKLRAYVYQVDDPSQRYHSCKAAFYSLAGVGCKPDGTPRKSVGRNCSKSAFSECDAEDSKGLRPVVPLPSNFVYRWPHDVEGDWCLIETSRKVLRNEDSMTDSSTLSRHNASIRANTAVTCRTNAALVAAQQRRMEPQSHAAALRQQATTGRTPTKKTFGISDPAGSFGGTYSGPKEAKPEVITREEAPSGGFAERPIRTRRMVSSSDVPSQRDKDKNVVRQLAKSTSVPNSLTVGKTRSQSRRLEAANQASQQPSISTRERQLVEGKKPLARQTSLRSASRTDMKAIAPRLEHRKNTPSDGSSSSSHHSKSASQSNGISRSNSKTTSSGSKVRSSLGLSPLFHSEDLCDLLPGTSLTDVNMDLRLMLSNMVSHAPGRRRAGSRKQPHTYVIKWVDYTNRYGIGYVLDDGSVGCVFKGENGQPATSVVVRDGERHIRRKARSESKEEDPLPYSESDQLIPRDGAPVEFYENHDDDLLGCRGIRRAMISPAVFDVKNPKAMKRSNSGVEAAKCDAEKTKRVKLVDQFGKYMIGSLGRHGDEGIALADLPSYNSGHFIKFYQRLGNVGIWGFGDGAFQFNFPDHTKLVVSPGRTRSSSPWVDFYHLAPSAARYFAAKGKMHPSGFDTRAVASDEAATFISISQGETVNAIDDRIREILDANSFMQKISFIKDVLKVWIKYGRLGGRPSSKGSAASEPAEMFWQGNQERPQPGGHGTKFVWVTVGAPDGDGEYRSIVIKDHDEKNAGMDLEKEMELLRERFRAMPIGRDT is encoded by the exons ATGGATCGAAAGGGAATCGACAAACCCCCTGCCGCGGGCGCCGCCCAGAAACCTACCTCGGCTTCAAAAAACCACGCCGACCCGCCACCACCTATAGTCCCAGAACCGGAAGATGGTGGGGAGAGCTACTCAATAGGCGGCTTTCTAGGGAAAGGCGGCTTCGCCGTCTGCTATGAGGGGACGCTGGCGCGCAATTCTCGAGTGTTCGCAATGAAGGTGGTCAAGTCCATCATGCcgcagaagaaaatggaggaAAAG TTCCGCACCGAGCTCCAGATCCATTCCAAGATGCGACATCCTTATATTGTCCAGTTCTATCGCGCATTCGCATTCGAACAAAGTACATACGTGGTGCTGGAGCTATGTCCCAATGGCTCAGTCATGGAGATGGTCCGCAAGAGGCGCTGCTTGAGCTTACCAGAAGTCCGACGTTTTATGATTCAACTTTGCGCTGCGGTCAAATATCTTCACAAACGATTCGTCGCACATCGTGACCTGAAGATGGGCAACCTGTTCCTCGACCACAACATGAATATCAAAGTTGGAGACTTTGGGCTTGCCGCCATGATTCTGTCAGACAAGGACGCCAAGCGACGAAACACATTGTGTGGAACTCCGAACTACATTGCGCCCGAAGTCCTTGACAAGAGCAAGGGCGGACATACTCAGAAAGTCGATATTTGGTCATTAGGTGTGATATG TTTTGCGATGCTTACCGGATATCCACCTTTTCAATCTAAGACCCAGGAAGAAATCTACAAGAAAGTCCGGAGCTTGGCCTATGTTTGGCCCAAAGAAGCCGACCACAACAACTATATCCCCGACGAAGCGAAAGATTTGGTGGCCGCTTGCCTGAATCTTGTCGACGAGCAACGGCCAGATCCCGATGACATTGTCGAGCACCCATTCTTCAACATGTATGACGGTTGCATTCCTCGCCAATTAGACCCTGCATGCCGTACCAGCAAGCCCGTCTGGCTCAAAGACCAATCACCTCGAGGCGATTCCATGATCAGTGGTTACGGCCTGGACTCCGACGAAAAGCTTCGTGCCTATGTCTATCAGGTCGATGATCCTAGCCAGCGGTATCATTCTTGCAAAGCGGCATTCTACTCTCTCGCCGGAGTAGGATGCAAGCCTGATGGAACACCGCGAAAATCCGTGGGCAGAAACTGTTCGAAATCCGCATTCTCCGAATGCGACGCTGAAGACTCCAAAGGACTACGCCCAGTGGTTCCCTTGCCCAGCAACTTTGTTTACCGTTGGCCACATGATGTTGAAGGAGATTGGTGTCTGATCGAGACGTCTCGCAAAGTCTTGCGCAACGAGGACTCTATGACCGACAGCAGCACTCTCTCGCGACATAATGCTTCCATCCGAGCCAATACCGCCGTGACTTGCCGTACCAACGCGGCTCTTGTTGCTGCTCAACAGCGCAGAATGGAGCCGCAGAGCCATGCTGCAGCACTGCGCCAACAGGCTACTACTGGTAGAACACCTACTAAGAAGACTTTTGGTATCAGCGATCCTGCAGGGTCATTTGGTGGAACCTATTCTGGCCCCAAAGAAGCCAAACCTGAAGTGATTACTCGCGAGGAGGCACCGTCTGGCGGATTTGCGGAGCGTCCCATTCGCACACGCAGGATGGTCTCTTCGTCGGATGTACCCTCACAGCGCGACAAGGACAAAAATGTTGTTCGACAGCTCGCCAAATCTACCAGTGTCCCGAACTCGTTGACGGTTGGCAAAACTCGTTCACAATCCCGAAGATTGGAAGCTGCTAATCAGGCATCACAACAACCTTCCATCTCAACACGAGAGCGACAGCTGGTGGAAGGAAAGAAGCCACTCGCGCGACAGACATCCTTGCGATCAGCATCTAGAACGGACATGAAAGCTATCGCACCGAGACTTGAGCACCGGAAGAACACTCCCAGTGATGGTagctcttcttcaagccACCACTCTAAATCCGCTTCTCAATCGAACGGGATCAGCCGGTCTAACAGCAAAACAACCTCATCGGGCAGCAAAGTCCGCTCCAGCCTGGGTCTCAGCCCTCTCTTCCACTCCGAGGATCTCTGCGACCTGCTTCCGGGTACTTCGTTGACAGATGTGAACATGGACCTGCGTCTGATGCTATCCAACATGGTCAGCCATGCACCAGGTCGGCGACGGGCTGGGTCCAGAAAGCAGCCCCATACATATGTCATTAAGTGGGTGGATTACACCAACCGCTACGGCATTGGATACGTCCTGGATGATGGCAGTGTTGGGTGTGTCTTCAAAGGCGAGAACGGCCAACCGGCAACCAGTGTCGTTGTGCGAGATGGCGAGAGACACATTCGTCGCAAAGCTCGCAGCgaaagcaaagaagaggACCCTCTACCTTACTCCGAATCAGATCAACTCATTCCTAGAGATGGCGCACCGGTCGAGTTCTACGAAAACCACGACGATGATTTGCTAGGATGTCGTGGAATTCGACGGGCCATGATCTCTCCAGCTGTGTTTGATGTGAAAAACCCGAAAGCAATGAAGCGCAGTAACTCGGGCGTTGAAGCGGCCAAGTGTGACGCAGAGAAAACAAAGCGCGTCAAGCTGGTTGACCAATTCGGCAAATATatgatcgggtcgcttggTCGCCATGGCGATGAGGGGATCGCGCTCGCTGATCTGCCGAGCTACAACAGTGGTCACTTCATCAAATTCTACCAGCGACTGGGCAATGTCGGGATCTGGGGATTTGGTGATGGCGCCTTCCAG TTCAACTTCCCTGACCATACCAAACTCGTCGTCTCTCCTGGTCGCACTCGCAGCTCATCGCCGTGGGTAGATTTCTACCACCTGGCTCCGTCTGCTGCCCGGTACTTCGCTGCCAAAGGCAAGATGCACCCCTCAGGCTTCGACACTCGCGCTGTTGCTTCCGACGAGGCGGCGACGTTCATCAGCATCTCACAGGGAGAAACCGTCAACGCAATTGATGATAGGATCCGTGAAATCCTTGACGCCAACTCGTTCATGCAGAAGATCAGCTTCATCAAAGATGTTTTGAAAGTGTGGATCAAGTACGGGCGTCTTGGAGGGCGTCCGTCATCCAAAGGATCTGCTGCCTCCGAGCCCGCCGAGATGTTCTGGCAAGGCAATCAAGAACGCCCCCAGCCGGGAGGCCATGGAACTAAGTTTGTGTGGGTCACCGTTGGAGCTccggatggcgatggagagTATCGCTCCATTGTCATCAAAGACCATGATGAGAAGAATGCGGGGATGGAcctcgagaaggagatggagctgctgaGGGAGCGGTTTCGAGCTATGCCTATCGGCCGCGATACCTGA
- a CDS encoding uncharacterized protein (ID:PFLUO_001456-T1.cds;~source:funannotate), translating into MSLTLKLSSLAIRTFSKPIATQIKAQAREHERFRHLCVSMAQALHRFDMRLRLGSLRDDTAAQKLANAEKEVRKHKSNHPTVKTQAETKAEADADTKAKAAAEEAAKPRKYHIRPLSESKAIESGANFISETFLFLVAGGLIVFESWRSRRKESTRREGVEDRLNELEESEKASREALVALEKEILQLRAKHGDLSKPAHRILPRQVWDVEEETDTPPVEEDWFSRITSYFSFGQSQKAPPPPEPAPATPSTDSKSPSVSSKSA; encoded by the exons ATGTCTTTGACACTTAAATTATCCTCGTTGGCAATTCGCACTTTCTCGAAGCCGATTGCG ACCCAAATCAAAGCACAGGCTCGCGAGCATGAACGCTTCCGCCACTTATGCGTCTCAATGGCGCAGGCCCTCCATCGATTCGACATGCGGCTCCGACTAGGGTCGCTACGGGACGATACAGCTGCACAGAAGCTGGCGAACGCCGAAAAAGAGGTCCGAAAACACAAGTCAAACCACCCTACCGTCAAAACGCAGGCCGAGACAAAGGCTGAGGCGGATGCGGACACAAAAGCAAAGGCTGCGGCCGAGGAAGCAGCGAAACCGCGCAAATATCACATCCGACCCCTGTCCGAATCCAAGGCTATCGAGTCTGGTGCCAACTTCATCAGCGAGAcattcctcttcctcgttgCGGGTGGATTGATCGTCTTTGAGTCGTGGCGATCGCGCCGGAAGGAAAGCACTCGGAGAGAAGGCGTGGAGGATCGGTTGAACGAGTTGGAGGAGTCTGAGAAGGCGTCCCGAGAGGCGCTGGTCGCATTGGAGAAAGAGATCCTTCAGCTCAGGGCCAAGCATGGAGATCTCTCCAAACCAGCACACCGGATCCTGCCTCGGCAAGTATgggatgtggaagaagagaccgacACGCCGCCAGTTGAGGAAGACTGGTTCTCTCGCATCACCTCATACTTCTCCTTTGGCCAGAGTCAGAaagctccgccgccgcctgaACCGGCTCCAGCGACACCCTCTACCGATTCAAAGTCTCCTTCAGTGTCCTCCAAGAGTGCGTGA
- a CDS encoding uncharacterized protein (ID:PFLUO_001457-T1.cds;~source:funannotate): MRESTLARIGTFLSRTPVPAAAVVFLFPEDTDYSVDGYLTLQVHLAQYLPTVIPLIPVHTSSQLVECVRVYMESMMASRSLPLPNVDALAVLPSMANTDGIWNVLFPSLRSLSQAVRTEQGMALLDAYFGTEGANEIAGFLCQDKEMA, translated from the exons ATGAGAGAATCAACACTCGCCCGGATCGGCACGTTCCTCTCGAGAACCCCTGTCCCTGCGGCAGCGGTCGTCTTCTTGTTCCCAGAAGATACCGACTATTCTGTGGATGGCTACTTGACTCTGCAAGTCCA TCTGGCGCAGTATCTGCCCACGGTTATTCCATTGATTCCTGTTCACACTTCCTCGCAGCTGGTGGAGTGTGTCAGGGTATACATGGAGAGCATGATGGCCTCCCGCTCGCTGCCTTTGCCGAATGTTGACGCCCTTGCTGTCCTGCCATCGATGGCCAACACCGACGGCATCTGGAATGTCTTGTTCCCGTCCCTTCGCAGCCTCAGTCAAGCGGTCCGAACTGAGCAGGGAATGGCTCTTCTCGACGCATACTTTGGGACCGAAGGGGCTAATGAGATTGCGGGTTTTCTATGTCAGGACAAGGAGATGGCATAA